In Clostridium sp. SY8519, one genomic interval encodes:
- a CDS encoding rubredoxin → MEIKAVRLFENGYMIQSMAMGGEEGMEAYDPTVRYRSSLQNYVIDTGREVILVDTGVPKEMPEQVPDEKTVIYMGTRVDDYVSGLAKLGYQPEQVDKILVTHKHADHTGELRSFPHAEIICSAEEAEADELKNLPNVHPAEFTDGPYYNFPASKKIAEGVYYIPAKGHTTGNCLVIVEKDDKFYMIHGDVTYTDEALYDNKLSIVFEDVSAARETLDRVRAFVAEHPTVYISTHTPLGYENLEADRVIDLDNPPETIAPAEIQAGKATGKYVCSVCGYVYDPAVGDPEHGIPAGTRFEDLPADWKCPRCRQEKGKFQRA, encoded by the coding sequence ATGGAAATCAAAGCGGTCAGGTTATTTGAAAACGGGTATATGATTCAGTCGATGGCAATGGGCGGCGAAGAAGGCATGGAAGCCTATGATCCCACGGTCAGATACCGTTCCAGCCTGCAGAATTATGTGATTGACACCGGCCGGGAAGTGATCCTGGTGGATACGGGTGTGCCGAAGGAAATGCCGGAGCAGGTACCGGATGAAAAAACCGTGATCTATATGGGAACACGGGTGGATGACTATGTGTCCGGACTGGCAAAGCTCGGCTATCAGCCGGAACAGGTGGACAAGATCCTGGTGACGCACAAGCATGCGGATCACACCGGTGAGCTCAGAAGTTTTCCGCATGCGGAAATCATCTGTTCCGCGGAAGAGGCAGAGGCGGATGAGCTGAAGAACCTTCCGAATGTGCATCCGGCGGAATTTACGGACGGCCCTTACTATAATTTCCCGGCATCCAAAAAAATCGCGGAGGGCGTGTACTACATTCCGGCCAAGGGACATACCACCGGCAACTGTCTGGTCATTGTGGAAAAAGATGACAAATTCTATATGATCCACGGCGATGTCACCTATACGGATGAGGCTCTGTATGACAACAAGCTGTCGATCGTCTTTGAAGATGTGTCAGCAGCCAGAGAGACGCTGGACCGCGTGCGGGCCTTTGTGGCGGAGCATCCTACCGTATATATTTCCACGCATACGCCGCTGGGTTATGAGAATCTGGAGGCAGACCGGGTGATCGACCTGGATAATCCGCCGGAGACCATTGCGCCGGCAGAGATTCAGGCGGGCAAAGCCACCGGCAAATACGTCTGCTCCGTTTGCGGTTATGTTTATGACCCGGCCGTGGGAGATCCGGAACACGGAATCCCTGCAGGAACCAGATTTGAAGATCTGCCGGCAGACTGGAAATGTCCGCGCTGCAGACAGGAAAAGGGCAAGTTCCAGCGCGCGTAA
- a CDS encoding helix-turn-helix domain-containing protein, whose product MKFSLWMIRQALADYEPVVYIRGIEARNIENIRMYSEQEERRNRFLYIEKSSHIFHDDSEKVVCLHGKNYMILEETDMNLIFNRILTFLEEKQAWSTRLSAMVSGNCMLKDVLTEFSDVLPMPIMVLDASQVVLAHSGNYGIGSVDEPWDKMLATGTFGVDIIEEYNRLYRHLIPSKTPYLVPANPFPFQSYNRNIYIENEFMGFVTLILQGKTLDNAEKDWFDVACQYVINWFFLYARQNEILMMQTAFRDMLNGRTADPERFQGALNTLGWQTGASMRLLLLDCISDHLNMNQHVAKILNRRANLFFAAEYENCIAVLVNESAASLDTVRSIAQPLLKNSGYYGGISNSFSSLSELSGFLIQARTAMEYSPSEPGMLYPCEDYILPFLLLTVRNNTRLEIRHPAVLALRDYDRAHGSDYARLLYTYLTHLCSQSGTAELLHLHRSTLIRRIHWMEQKYSLDLDDYQTRLLLLLSFEYEKILH is encoded by the coding sequence GTGAAATTCAGCCTCTGGATGATCCGCCAGGCTCTCGCCGATTATGAGCCCGTGGTCTATATTCGCGGCATCGAAGCCCGCAACATCGAAAACATCCGTATGTATTCCGAACAGGAGGAACGCCGCAACCGGTTCCTGTATATTGAAAAAAGCAGCCATATTTTTCATGATGACAGTGAAAAGGTCGTCTGTCTCCACGGGAAAAACTATATGATTCTGGAAGAAACGGATATGAATCTGATCTTTAACCGGATCCTTACTTTTCTGGAGGAAAAACAGGCCTGGTCCACCCGGCTCTCCGCCATGGTCTCCGGCAACTGTATGCTGAAAGATGTTCTGACCGAATTTTCCGATGTGCTTCCCATGCCCATCATGGTGCTGGACGCCAGCCAGGTCGTGCTGGCCCACTCCGGCAATTACGGCATCGGTTCGGTGGATGAGCCCTGGGACAAAATGCTTGCCACCGGCACCTTCGGCGTGGATATCATCGAGGAATACAACCGCCTCTACCGGCATCTGATTCCCTCTAAAACCCCGTATCTGGTCCCTGCCAACCCTTTTCCCTTCCAGAGTTACAACCGCAACATCTATATTGAGAATGAGTTTATGGGATTCGTCACTCTGATTCTGCAGGGAAAAACCCTGGACAATGCGGAAAAAGACTGGTTCGATGTGGCCTGCCAGTATGTCATCAACTGGTTCTTTCTCTACGCCAGACAGAACGAAATCCTGATGATGCAGACCGCTTTCCGGGATATGTTAAACGGACGCACTGCCGACCCGGAACGCTTTCAGGGTGCCTTAAACACCCTGGGCTGGCAGACCGGCGCCTCCATGCGTCTGCTTTTGCTGGACTGCATTTCGGATCATCTGAACATGAACCAGCATGTGGCAAAAATCCTCAACCGCCGGGCAAACCTTTTTTTCGCTGCGGAATATGAGAACTGCATCGCAGTCCTGGTCAATGAATCCGCCGCATCCCTGGATACCGTGCGTTCCATCGCCCAGCCCCTGCTGAAAAACAGCGGGTACTACGGCGGCATCAGCAACAGCTTCTCCAGCCTTTCCGAACTGTCCGGCTTCCTGATCCAGGCCCGGACAGCCATGGAATACAGCCCCTCGGAACCCGGGATGCTCTATCCCTGCGAAGATTATATCCTGCCCTTCCTTCTCCTGACGGTGCGAAACAATACCCGGCTGGAAATCCGTCACCCGGCTGTACTGGCGCTGCGGGACTACGACCGGGCTCACGGCAGCGACTATGCCCGGCTGCTGTATACCTATCTGACACACCTCTGCAGCCAGTCCGGCACCGCCGAGCTCCTGCACCTGCACCGCAGCACACTGATCCGCAGGATTCACTGGATGGAACAGAAATACAGCCTGGATCTGGATGATTACCAGACCAGGCTGCTTCTGCTGCTTTCTTTTGAATATGAAAAAATCCTGCACTAA
- a CDS encoding flavodoxin family protein, whose protein sequence is MAFQVMGVTAGRKDSNSEILLKEALLACQEMGAEVRMINLKDYNIIDCNGCTSCTIGMSMGKYTGCSLDDADDKKKIMDVMLNQDAVIFSAPTYDLMPSSLFLKFMHRNLAYESAFLTKIGAIEPRDRVGALIAVGGSTRSWQSMALECMQATTFTNSFKIVDMYMATQVPAPAQVLLYEEKVARAREIGQNVMKALETKPEERKWLGDPDYGWCPNCHSNSLCLGEPQWKGLQFPVECTVCGAGGDLERTPDGRWKFVIAPNGLERDRTTEEGRGIHCDEIAETQGGFFMDPEKRKTVAERVVKYKELKFPELD, encoded by the coding sequence ATGGCATTTCAGGTAATGGGCGTAACAGCCGGAAGAAAAGACAGCAATTCAGAGATTCTGCTGAAAGAGGCACTGTTAGCCTGTCAGGAAATGGGCGCGGAAGTGCGCATGATCAATCTGAAGGATTATAACATTATTGACTGCAACGGATGTACCTCCTGCACCATCGGCATGTCCATGGGCAAGTACACCGGCTGCTCCCTGGATGACGCGGATGACAAGAAGAAAATCATGGATGTGATGCTGAATCAGGACGCGGTGATCTTCTCGGCGCCGACCTATGATCTGATGCCGTCTTCCCTGTTCCTGAAATTTATGCACAGAAACCTGGCGTATGAATCCGCCTTTTTAACCAAGATCGGCGCCATTGAACCCAGAGACCGTGTCGGCGCGCTGATTGCAGTGGGCGGATCCACCAGATCCTGGCAGTCCATGGCCCTGGAGTGCATGCAGGCCACCACATTTACCAACAGCTTCAAGATCGTGGATATGTACATGGCGACACAGGTGCCGGCGCCGGCGCAGGTGCTTCTGTATGAAGAAAAAGTAGCCCGGGCCCGGGAAATCGGCCAGAATGTCATGAAAGCGCTGGAGACAAAACCCGAGGAACGCAAATGGCTGGGGGATCCGGATTACGGCTGGTGCCCCAACTGCCACAGCAATTCCCTCTGCCTGGGCGAACCGCAGTGGAAGGGACTGCAGTTCCCGGTGGAATGCACCGTCTGCGGCGCCGGCGGAGATCTGGAGCGTACGCCGGACGGCCGCTGGAAATTTGTCATTGCGCCCAATGGCCTGGAGCGGGACCGCACCACAGAAGAAGGCCGCGGAATCCACTGTGATGAGATCGCGGAAACCCAGGGCGGATTTTTCATGGATCCGGAAAAACGGAAAACAGTGGCAGAGCGTGTGGTAAAATATAAAGAGCTGAAATTCCCGGAACTGGACTGA